A region of Nostoc sp. 'Peltigera membranacea cyanobiont' N6 DNA encodes the following proteins:
- a CDS encoding ribonuclease H-like domain-containing protein, which produces MTLQDFQVSDRDLSDAALGQYLESTAIAVDTETMGLLPQRDRLCLVQLCNLEGKVTAIRIAKGQDNAPNLKKLLEAANVVKVFHFARFDLATLRANLGIQVNPVFCTKIASKLARTYTNRHGLKDVVQELEKVELDKSSQSSDWGNATSLSEAQLSYAANDVRYLLSVQQKLTEMLKREERWKIAQECFEFLPTIVSLDLLQFKDLFEH; this is translated from the coding sequence ATGACATTACAAGATTTTCAGGTGAGCGATCGCGATCTCAGTGACGCAGCCCTTGGACAGTATTTAGAATCAACAGCGATCGCAGTTGATACAGAAACGATGGGATTATTGCCGCAGCGCGATCGCTTGTGTCTCGTCCAACTGTGCAACCTAGAAGGGAAAGTCACTGCAATCCGCATAGCCAAAGGACAAGACAACGCCCCAAATTTAAAAAAACTCTTGGAAGCGGCGAATGTCGTAAAAGTATTTCACTTTGCGCGTTTTGACCTTGCCACTTTGCGAGCTAATCTGGGGATTCAGGTTAACCCGGTTTTTTGCACCAAAATCGCCAGTAAGTTAGCCCGTACTTACACAAATCGCCACGGACTCAAAGATGTAGTGCAAGAGTTAGAAAAAGTGGAACTCGATAAAAGCTCCCAAAGTTCTGATTGGGGTAATGCCACTAGCTTATCTGAAGCTCAACTGAGTTATGCTGCCAATGATGTGCGCTATTTACTTAGCGTGCAACAGAAGTTAACAGAAATGCTCAAACGAGAGGAACGTTGGAAAATTGCTCAAGAATGTTTTGAATTTCTGCCAACAATAGTTTCCTTGGATTTATTGCAATTTAAAGATTTGTTTGAACATTGA
- a CDS encoding NACHT C-terminal helical domain 2-containing protein, which yields MAFEVTTKAHIIILLQQYYDVNKLLVDCLNSGAGVNPIMRK from the coding sequence GTGGCATTTGAGGTAACGACTAAGGCGCACATCATAATATTGCTACAGCAATATTATGATGTGAATAAATTATTGGTAGATTGCCTTAATAGTGGTGCTGGTGTAAATCCAATAATGCGGAAATAG
- a CDS encoding response regulator transcription factor has translation MVMITATTPKIMIVDDDFGVRNLVHRYLSRKYQIEAAADGKTALSMFEQFNPALVILDWNLPDANGYSLCQEMQSRTNVLVLILTSRTDEADKIKILSAGADDFMTKPFSLAEIEVRVEALLRRIRYINPSPTQRIIFKHLVINPEGREVTLNDKPLALTALEFNILHFLASHPNQAWSRPQLIQKIWGCDYIGDGRVVDVHIGQLRKKMEVDPSVPEFIKTVRGYGYKFEAPDENTTS, from the coding sequence ATGGTTATGATTACCGCGACTACTCCCAAAATTATGATTGTTGATGACGACTTCGGTGTGAGAAATCTCGTTCATCGTTATTTGAGTCGGAAATATCAAATAGAGGCGGCAGCAGATGGTAAAACTGCCTTATCAATGTTTGAGCAATTCAACCCAGCTTTAGTAATTCTGGATTGGAATTTGCCGGATGCTAACGGTTATAGCCTCTGCCAAGAAATGCAGAGTCGTACTAATGTTTTAGTACTGATACTGACTAGTAGGACTGATGAGGCTGATAAAATTAAAATCTTGAGTGCAGGGGCTGATGATTTCATGACTAAACCGTTTAGTCTTGCAGAAATAGAAGTGAGAGTAGAAGCTCTTTTGAGGCGGATACGCTACATCAACCCTTCACCAACACAACGAATCATTTTTAAGCATCTAGTAATTAATCCAGAGGGTCGGGAGGTAACACTTAACGATAAGCCTCTCGCTTTAACAGCGCTGGAATTTAATATCTTACATTTTTTGGCAAGTCATCCCAATCAAGCTTGGAGTCGCCCACAGCTAATCCAAAAAATCTGGGGTTGCGACTACATAGGAGATGGTCGGGTGGTTGATGTGCATATTGGTCAGCTTCGCAAGAAGATGGAAGTCGATCCTAGCGTACCAGAGTTTATTAAAACTGTGCGGGGCTATGGTTATAAGTTTGAAGCACCCGACGAAAATACTACTTCCTGA
- a CDS encoding protein rep — translation MSAQALDSNFIAFNISSQNKFQQNQNVQSLSEVSPIGKIWDKHRANTDKVLHYYAKVDEHCFQQYAWRMRICSELLKFQLVPEASEGILKLKLSDARFCRVRHCPVCQ, via the coding sequence GTGTCTGCTCAAGCCTTAGACAGTAACTTTATTGCTTTTAATATATCGTCTCAAAATAAGTTCCAACAAAATCAAAATGTACAAAGCTTATCCGAAGTTTCGCCTATAGGTAAAATTTGGGACAAGCACAGAGCTAATACTGATAAAGTCTTGCATTATTACGCCAAAGTAGACGAACATTGTTTTCAGCAGTATGCTTGGCGGATGAGAATATGTTCCGAGCTGCTGAAGTTTCAATTAGTGCCAGAGGCATCGGAAGGTATTCTCAAGTTAAAGCTATCAGATGCCAGATTCTGTAGAGTTCGTCATTGTCCGGTTTGTCAGTGA
- a CDS encoding protein rep, which translates to MWKARAYKILPQVVTDYPKHRWLFVTLTVKNCQIEELRENLDSINKAFKRFTELKAWPGKGWVKSIEVTKGRDGVSAHPHLHILVMVPPSYFSHGYLSHTKWVTLWQQCLRIDYQPIIHTSAIAKHHNPSLLIPEILKYQVKESDLVGDREWFLELTRQLHKSRAIAVGGILRQYMRQLEEKNQDLIDESEETDEVDGESLYFRWERKLQRFNIE; encoded by the coding sequence ATGTGGAAAGCAAGAGCTTACAAAATTCTCCCACAGGTTGTCACTGATTACCCCAAGCACCGTTGGCTGTTTGTCACCTTGACTGTAAAAAATTGCCAGATTGAGGAACTTAGGGAAAACTTGGATTCGATAAATAAAGCTTTTAAACGATTCACTGAATTGAAAGCATGGCCTGGCAAAGGTTGGGTGAAATCCATAGAAGTAACTAAAGGTAGAGATGGAGTTTCAGCACACCCACATTTACATATTTTGGTAATGGTGCCGCCTTCGTATTTCAGTCATGGCTATCTTTCTCATACCAAATGGGTAACGTTGTGGCAGCAGTGTTTACGGATTGATTACCAGCCAATTATTCATACTAGCGCGATCGCAAAACATCATAACCCGTCACTACTTATCCCTGAAATTCTCAAGTATCAGGTAAAAGAGTCAGATTTAGTGGGTGATAGAGAATGGTTTTTAGAGTTAACCCGTCAACTGCATAAAAGTAGAGCGATCGCTGTTGGGGGTATACTCAGGCAGTATATGCGCCAATTAGAGGAGAAAAACCAAGACCTCATTGATGAAAGTGAAGAGACAGACGAGGTGGATGGAGAAAGTTTGTATTTCCGATGGGAGCGCAAGTTACAAAGATTTAATATAGAGTGA
- a CDS encoding helix-turn-helix domain-containing transcriptional regulator: protein MPRSVSYHEGLVKHLQDPLEVASYIEVVLEEGDPKMLGKALKNVIEAQGGIDRFPEEVKQCYEQLDLMLSEQGKIEFYCLSKLLDALGLQLAVTVKSA, encoded by the coding sequence ATGCCTAGAAGTGTAAGCTATCACGAAGGACTAGTTAAACATCTCCAAGATCCACTAGAAGTAGCATCTTATATCGAAGTAGTTCTAGAAGAGGGCGATCCTAAAATGTTAGGAAAAGCGCTCAAGAATGTAATTGAAGCACAGGGTGGAATTGATCGGTTTCCAGAGGAAGTTAAGCAATGCTATGAGCAACTCGACTTGATGTTATCTGAGCAAGGAAAAATTGAATTTTATTGTCTGAGTAAATTACTGGATGCATTGGGATTACAGCTAGCAGTAACAGTGAAGTCAGCATGA
- a CDS encoding type II toxin-antitoxin system RelE/ParE family toxin, which translates to MEVQPREIRNYLTVDGKNIFDEWLDSLRDRRAKAKIRARLDRVEDGNLGDCKSVGEGVFELRIDYGQGYRIYFGQEDITIIILLCGGDKSTQKQDVDKAQEYWKDYRSRDNA; encoded by the coding sequence ATGGAAGTGCAACCAAGAGAAATTAGGAATTATCTGACAGTAGATGGAAAAAATATTTTTGATGAGTGGCTTGATTCTCTGCGAGATAGAAGAGCAAAAGCTAAAATAAGAGCCAGACTTGACCGAGTTGAAGATGGTAATTTAGGTGATTGTAAGTCAGTTGGAGAAGGTGTTTTTGAATTGAGAATCGACTATGGGCAAGGCTACCGCATCTACTTTGGACAAGAAGATATAACAATTATTATTCTTTTATGTGGTGGAGATAAAAGCACTCAGAAACAAGATGTTGATAAAGCTCAGGAATATTGGAAAGACTATAGGAGTAGAGATAATGCCTAG
- the pdxA gene encoding 4-hydroxythreonine-4-phosphate dehydrogenase PdxA, whose protein sequence is MYQNKQDNLVNSRQNNRPRLALTLGDPGGIGPEVILKALAEPEISKKYDVTVVGSWDLLAQTYHKLNLTENLVPLANPDELSVIDVQLDEKIKGQIIPGIGNAASGAASFAYMEYAIAQTLAGKFDAIVTGPIAKSAWKAAGYNYPGQTELLAQKSGVERFGMLFVARSPHTGWILRTILATTHIPLRQVADTLTPQLLTQKLDLLVECLERDFGIENGRIAIAGLNPHSGEQGQLGHEEQDWLIPWLEQERQNRPQLQLDGPIPPDTMWVKPGQAWYGNSLVQNPADGYLALYHDQGLIPVKLMAFDRAVNTSIGLPFVRTSPDHGTAFDIAGKGIADATSMKAAIHLAAELVSQRLAARKL, encoded by the coding sequence ATGTATCAAAATAAGCAAGATAACTTAGTGAATTCTCGCCAAAATAACCGCCCGCGTTTGGCGCTGACATTGGGAGATCCGGGTGGGATTGGGCCGGAAGTGATTTTGAAAGCTTTAGCAGAACCGGAAATTAGTAAAAAATACGACGTAACAGTGGTGGGTAGCTGGGATTTGCTGGCACAGACTTATCACAAATTGAATTTAACTGAAAATTTAGTACCTTTGGCAAATCCAGATGAGTTGTCAGTGATTGATGTGCAGTTGGATGAAAAAATTAAAGGTCAAATTATCCCAGGAATAGGTAATGCGGCGAGTGGTGCGGCGAGTTTTGCCTATATGGAATATGCGATCGCACAAACACTTGCTGGTAAATTTGATGCTATTGTCACAGGGCCGATTGCTAAATCTGCTTGGAAAGCCGCAGGATATAATTATCCAGGGCAAACAGAACTTTTGGCGCAAAAGTCAGGTGTTGAGCGTTTTGGGATGTTATTTGTGGCGCGATCGCCCCATACTGGTTGGATACTCCGCACAATACTAGCTACCACACATATTCCCCTACGTCAAGTAGCGGATACATTGACACCGCAATTGTTGACACAAAAATTGGATTTGCTGGTGGAGTGTTTGGAGAGAGATTTTGGGATAGAAAATGGGAGAATTGCGATCGCAGGTTTAAATCCCCACAGTGGCGAACAGGGACAACTTGGACATGAAGAACAGGATTGGTTAATTCCCTGGTTGGAGCAAGAACGGCAAAATAGGCCACAATTACAGCTAGATGGGCCGATACCGCCAGATACGATGTGGGTTAAACCTGGTCAAGCTTGGTATGGAAATTCTTTAGTACAAAATCCTGCTGATGGCTACTTGGCACTTTACCACGACCAAGGCTTAATTCCTGTGAAGCTGATGGCATTTGATCGGGCAGTTAATACTTCTATTGGCCTTCCTTTCGTTCGGACTTCACCAGATCATGGAACAGCGTTTGATATTGCGGGTAAGGGAATTGCTGATGCTACGAGTATGAAAGCAGCGATACATTTAGCGGCTGAGTTGGTTAGTCAAAGGTTGGCGGCGAGAAAACTATGA
- the petM gene encoding cytochrome b6-f complex subunit PetM, with product MGGEILNAAVLSFGLIFVGWGLGALLLKIQGGEE from the coding sequence ATGGGCGGCGAAATTTTGAATGCAGCTGTATTGTCCTTCGGTTTAATCTTCGTAGGCTGGGGCTTAGGTGCTTTGTTACTGAAAATTCAGGGTGGAGAAGAATAA